One genomic region from Anopheles bellator chromosome 2, idAnoBellAS_SP24_06.2, whole genome shotgun sequence encodes:
- the LOC131211792 gene encoding uncharacterized protein LOC131211792 isoform X3 codes for MSHLFPSAKGDQLCPLGFHPQVRWPTRCKRCFRDYKEHGNKRNGDDITASTPVLPGSTQSRNRDSGSSNTLDKPVRSWTSTQNLFSPSSNNGGSSNALQSFHQRPASWASTPDLDNILQNVKADFTVNLPLPRRRHTTTFDNLEESNTTTVTIKRPPLPPILKVDSIKKDAEKVELQKREDTVTDIVIEKSDSLAERVRKLNLIKRQGSVERDTSKERSIPPKYDKDEDSVVSAKMVLKPSMAETEATPIEKVERRRRRPIPDTPDSSVNTSATPAGTSKVSSLKQKLTAVSAAPSPAQPSTTSVATKDKTIASGDDGIGKTKTVIRRKRAEDSATLSSKSITKPNLTMSSPSITSIQPKNVKSLHIEPQVPASSSDEVKFLISIKDKKAKLDDDVHSTTTETTEATEATIVDHIDTTELQEEIESLKRELDTVKARAERAERDKSDILLRRLASIDTVSNKTAASEALKLQQKVNEQKQAIDDLQDEKKFLTSKLKEMSADLNARGSRSVEEQLRQKLDQAETLCEELMDENEEIKRELRNMETEIEEMHDNFREEQADEYASLKKELDQTTKNCRILSFKLKKSERRIEQLDAENVALGAGGDLTSKIKQLEDELKVSNEVARRLQAELEAAGPASSPSTPTKKTPTLGNIGKSTSADSKISRASLTRGGSQEDPAQLLRDLQDSLEREADLREQLKYAEEESENLRRKSSRVEDENDSLVMQLKKMASKAKTKSSIFSKARKLSPAPISRSSSETPVEKDEGISDEEDPAEMRLQLELNEQEMAVFRRKIEELEIENKQGREQIKDLQESLASKTKELGRKLPSLTGSKTSSGVKDPLQDKKITVMEDEISELRKKLIEKDREFERLQAEMALVKSKGGKLLSKSKSLDALTEQQAQDLKRQFQVVEHEATVLRAKTQSLEQDNEKYQSEIKALQLQVSRKPATTTAADTKKLNDTIEQLQKENQSLDTRLRRIVQETTNQLPARTPKNPTDMHTKLQMKKMVEECETEIDDLRALVAKTGAMNISALEKDKRTLADELSETKLQRELLEKEISVLKKETIENHAVKLNDAQRNVEKLEDENRKQNEKIKMLEDKISKINSSMRTTEASKSLLDIQLKAEKDKHATTEKDLEKLRKEKTKLESRIADIEKELQLSKKNADLIKESMEREIVTLKSKSSVGEEDSASSKILQELKKQNEDLTAEIHQQSKRFDELLQKHETMEEDHLVLRAQLASEREKTQEAQKLREKLIQSEAIETRLVKENTNLSRKLVEAQKKLATVETNAENRYASIELEKSRIKTSLEDKQHEFEKLNKEKEMNAYQVNQLKKDNEDLRGKLDDYERINKTQRTLSEHNAQLEQELKNLYVKLEASEVNVKSEVAATRLRYEQQVTNLHNELTAMQRQCERFKRDRDTFKQLVEAAQKQIGDMKANRRSLASVTSSSDDDDKTKIVALEQQIGCLEDELSEARLEASKVRTELVSELSASEIKISEMQSKINELEEEKIMGSGKSKVPGTKTRLELSWQKEREELQRLVQETSTLARDLRQTLFEVERERDKEKLESKRKVDQIKKTTEEEIDEGRRKVTELQSDLLELRDAHAKLRTANEKLRRDRDRYEKERENATRRRIEAEGDRRVATLLQTVDELVQLTPEVQKSVPKDSITTPTGKTVTANSPIPTPPMRHKSPSPGPGVSHPQQSITTVLARLAEASEDLRRYQRMCDEEKDRERARRGGGMRRAASQENDTIHDARPVTRVNRNGGSLYRKSLSLDQSMQAEQQGLIWKEGDDSMSSLQSIDSDYGMMRRESSLDSRLSTGSTQSDMPRMRKKKRGIMGTLRSLSLTRNKGTESDYSHQGSDSDLSIAGDIRSSKTNLKGKLSGMFRRAGSSSRTNSAEAIDREIQRPVATQTLGNGPTGVPAPQRPVSASTPHLARAGKPPTPSTQSVQRKRLSANLPPTGPSSGGQ; via the exons ATGTCGCACCTTTTTCCAAGCGCGAAGGGGGATCAGCTTTGCCCACTCGGATTTCACCCACAAGTCCGCTGGCCTACACGCTGTAAACGATGCTTTCGGGATTACAAAGAGCACGGAAATAAACGAAACGGAGACGATATAACAGCCTCAACGCCGGTTCTGCCAGGCTCAACCCAGTCGCG GAATCGCGACAGTGGAAGTAGCAACACACTCGACAAACCAGTGCGAAGCTGGACGTCAACCCAGAACCTTTTCAGTCCTAGTAGTAATAATGGCGGTAGCTCCAATGCCTTGCAATCGTTCCACCAACGTCCAGCGTCGTGGGCCTCGACCCCGGACCTGGATAACATCCTACAGAACGTTAAGGCAGATTTTACGGTAAACTTACCACTGCCCAGGCGACGACACACAACCACATTCGATAAC TTAGAGGAATCCAACACAACGACGGTCACTATCAAAAGGCCACCATTGCCGCCGATTCTGAAGGTGGACAGTATCAAGAAGGATGCAGAAAAAGTGGAGCTACAGAAGCGTGAGGACACTGTAACGGACATTGTGATCGAGAAAAGTGACTCACTTGCGGAACGTGTTCGCAAGCTGAACCTCATCAAGCGGCAGGGAAGTGTAGAACGAGACACAAGCAAAGAGAGATCCATCCCACCTAAATATGACAA AGATGAAGATTCTGTGGTATCCGCAAAAATGGTACTTAAGCCATCGatggcggaaacggaagcaacaCCTATCGAAAAAGTAGAGCGAAGGCGGCGTAGACCCATTCCAGACACGCCGGATTCCAGTGTCAACACATCCGCCACACCCGCAGGTACCTCGAAGGTCTCCAGTCTCAAGCAAAAATTAACAGCAGTGTCGGCAGCACctagcccagcccagcccagcacaaCCAGCGTAGCCACAAAAGACAAAACTATCGCCTCCGGTGACGACGGAAttgggaaaacgaaaaccgttATCCGTCGAAAACGTGCTGAAGATTCCGCTACCTTATCGTCAAAGTCGATAACTAAACCAAACCTCACGATGTCAAGTCCATCCATCACTTCTATTCAACCAAAGAATGTTAAATCCCTACACATCGAGCCGCAGGTTCCTGCTTCTAGCAGTGACGAAGTAAAATTCCTAATATCAATCAAagacaaaaaagcgaaacttgATGACGATGTGCATTCGACTACAACCGAAACGACCGAAGCTACCGAGGCGACCATCGTGGATCATATCGATACTACAGAGCTGCAAGAAGAGATCGAAAGTCTGAAGCGAGAACTAGACACGGTTAAAGCCAGAGCCGAACGTGCTGAGCGCGACAAGAGTGATATTCTGTTGCGACGCTTGGCATCGATCGATACCGTTTCAAATAAGACGGCTGCTTCGGAAGCTCTCAAACTGCAGCAGAAGGTCAACGAGCAAAAACAGGCGATTGATGATCTGCAGGACGAGAAGAAGTTCCTCACATCGAAGCTGAAGGAAATGTCGGCAGATTTGAATGCTCGGGGCAGCCGAAGTGTTGAGGAGCAGCTAAGACAAAAGTTGGACCAAGCCGAAACTCTCTGCGAGGAGCTTATggacgaaaacgaagaaatcaAACGCGAGCTGCGCAACATggaaacagaaatcgaagagatgCACGACAACTTCCGTGAGGAGCAGGCAGATGAGTACGCTTCGTTGAAGAAGGAGCTCGACCAGACCACAAAGAACTGCCGGATACTTTCGTTCAAGTTGAAAAAGTCTGAACGGCGGATCGAACAACTTGATGCTGAAAACGTGGCCTTAGGAGCGGGTGGCGATTTGACATCCAAAATAAAGCAGCTGGAAGATGAATTGAAAGTGTCGAACGAAGTGGCACGTCGACTGCAAGCGGAACTAGAAGCGGCCGGACCAGCATCCAGCCCGTCCAcaccaacgaaaaaaacgcCAACCCTCGGAAATATTGGGAAATCGACATCGGCAGACAGCAAAATCTCGCGAGCATCGCTTACGCGTGGCGGATCGCAGGAAGATCCGGCTCAGCTGCTAAGAGATCTGCAAGACTCACTAGAGCGAGAAGCCGACCTACGGGAGCAACTCAAGTACGCCGAAGAGGAGTCAGAGAACCTGCGGCGTAAGTCTTCTCGTGTCGAAGACGAGAACGATTCTCTAGTTATGCAGCTCAAGAAAATGGCATCAAAGGCAAAAA CCAAGAGTAGCATTTTCTCTAAGGCCCGAAAGCTAAGCCCTGCCCCAATATCCAGATCAAGCTCGGAAACACCAGTGGAGAAAGATGAGGGAATCTCCGATGAGGAAGATCCCGCCGAGATGCGCCTCCAGTTAGAGTTGAATGAACAGGAAATGGCCGTATTTCGGCGTAAAATTGAAGAGCTCGAGATTGAGAACAAGCAAGGTCGCGAGCAAATCAAGGACCTTCAAGAAAGCTTGGCATCCAAAACGAAAGAACTGGGCCGAAAACTTCCATCGCTAACGGGCAGCAAGACATCGTCGGGCGTGAAGGATCCACTGCAGGACAAAAAAATCACCGTCATGGAGGATGAGATTAGTGAGTTACGCAAGAAGTTAATCGAAAAAGACCGAGAATTTGAGCGACTGCAAGCGGAAATGGCACTCGTAAAATCCAAAGGTGGCAAACTGTTATCAAAGTCAAA ATCTCTCGATGCGCTCACGGAACAGCAAGCACAGGATTTGAAACGGCAATTTCAGGTTGTCGAACATGAGGCCACTGTTTTGCGAGCTAAAACTCAAAGCCTTGAGCAAGATAACGAAAAGTATCAGTCGGAAATTAAGGCGCTGCAGCTTCAGGTTTCTCGCAAACCAGCCACCACAACAGCGGCagacacaaaaaaattaaatgatacCATTGAGCAGCtacaaaaggaaaaccaatcACTGGACACTCGGCTGCGCCGCATCGTGCAAGAAACGACAAATCAGCTTCCTGCGCGCACACCCAAAAACCCTACAGATATGCATACCAAACTGCAAATGAAG AAAATGGTCGAAGAATGCGAAACAGAAATCGACGACTTGCGAGCCTTAGTTGCCAAAACGGGAGCCATGAATATCTCTGCCTTAGAGAAAGACAAGCGAACACTTGCAGACGAATTGTCGGAGACAAAACTGCAACGAGAGCTattggaaaaagaaataa GCGTattgaaaaaggaaacgattgAAAATCACGCGGTCAAACTTAACGACGCTCAGcgaaatgtggaaaaattggaagatgaaaacagaaaacaaaatgaaaagatCAAAATGTTGGAAGATAAAATCAGCAAGATCAACAGCAGT ATGCGAACTACCGAAGCAAGCAAATCACTGTTAGATATACAACTGAAAGCCGAGAAGGATAAGCATGCGACAACTGAGAAAGATCTGGAGAAGCTCCGGAAAGAGAAGACGAAATTGGAGAGTCGAATTGCTGACATTGAAAAAGAGTTGCAGCTGTCTAAGAAAAATGCAGACCTCATTAAGGAAAGCATGGAAAGAGAAATTGTTACACTGAAGAGTAAATCCAGTGTCGGCGAAGAGGACAGTGCGTCGTCCAAAATTCTGCAGGAgctcaaaaaacaaaacgaag ATTTGACAGCTGAGATCCATCAGCAGAGTAAAAGATTTGATGAGCTACtacaaaaacacgaaacaatggaagAGGACCACCTGGTTTTGCGAGCGCAGCTGGCTTCCGAACGTGAGAAAACACAAGAAGCACAAAAGCTTAGAGAAAAACTAATTCAATCGGAAGCCATCGAAACTAGGCTGGTGAAAGAAAATACCAATTTGAGCCGCAAGCTCGTAGAAGCTCAGAAAAAGCTCGCAACGGTTGAGACGAATGCCGAAAACCGCTACGCTAGCATTGAACTGGAAAAAAGTAGGATCAAAACGTCGCTAGAAGATAAGCAacatgaatttgaaaaattgaataagGAGAAGGAAATGAACGCATACCAAGTAAATCAGCTGAAAAAAGAC AACGAGGACCTGCGCGGTAAGTTGGATGACTATGAACGTATTAACAAAACACAGCGGACGCTCAGCGAGCATAATGCTCAGTTGGAGCAGGAATTGAAGAATTTATATGTAAA ACTCGAAGCATCCGAGGTAAATGTAAAATCGGAAGTGGCGGCCACGCGATTGCGCTACGAGCAGCAAGTGACCAATCTTCACAATGAGCTCACAGCAATGCAAAGACAGTGTGAACGGTTCAAACGCGATCGTGATACTTTCAAGCAGCTTGTTGAGGCAGCCCAGAAACAAATTGGTGATATGAAGGCCAATCGTCGAAGTCTTGCTTCGGTCACGAGtagcagcgacgacgacgacaagacGAAGATAGTGGCTCTGGAGCAGCAAATCGGTTGCCTTGAAGATGAACTAAGCGAAGCACGCCTCGAAGCGAGCAAAGTCCGAACTGAGCTCGTGTCGGAATTGAGTGCATCGGAAATTAAGATATCGGAAATGCAGTCGAAGATCAACGAGCTggaggaggaaaaaataatGGGCAGCGGTAAATCCAAAGTGCCCGGCACCAAAACGAGACTGGAACTGTCCTGGCAAAAGGAACGAGAAGAGCTGCAAAGGCTTGTCCAGGAGACTTCAACTCTGGCCCGTGATCTACGTCAAACGCTGTTCGAAGTGGAACGAGAACGCGACAAAGAAAAACTCGAATCGAAGCGCAAAGTAGaccaaataaaaaagacaACCGAAGAAGAGATCGACGAAGGTAGAAGAAAAGTTACCGAACTTCAGAGCGATCTGCTGGAGTTGCGTGATGCACACGCAAAACTGCGTACAGCCAACGAAAAGCTACGCCGTGATAGGGATCGCTATGAAAAAGAGCGCGAGAATGCGACTCGTCGCCGAATAGAGGCGGAAGGTGACCGCCGAGTGGCAACACTTCTGCAAACCGTGGATGAGCTAGTACAGTTAACTCCAGAAGTGCAAAAGTCTGTGCCCAAAGATTCCATTACCACACCTACTGGAAAG ACCGTTACCGCTAATAGCCCCATTCCAACACCACCTATGCGCCATAAAAGTCCTTCACCAGGGCCCGGGGTTTCTCATCCACAACAGTCGATTACTACAGTATTAGCAAGACTGGCAGAAGCGTCGGAAGATCTGAGACGATATCAGAGAATGTGTGATGAGGAAAAAGACAGAGAACGGGCACGACGGGGAGGAGGAATGCGCCG TGCCGCCTCGCAAGAAAACGACACTATTCATGACGCCAGGCCAGTGACCAGAGTGAATAGAAATGGTGGCAGTCTTTATAGAAAGAGCCTCTCGTTGGACCAATCGATGCAAGCGGAACAACAAGGG CTGATATGGAAAGAAGGCGACGATAGCATGTCATCGCTACAGTCGATTGATTCCGACTACGGAATGATGCGTCGGGAGTCCAGTCTCGATTCGCGCCTATCGACCGGTTCGACCCAGAGCGATATGCCACGTATGCGAAAGAAGAAACGTGGCATAATGGGTACGCTAAGGAGCTTAAGCCTAACTAGAAACAAAGGAACAGAAAGTGATTACTCG CATCAAGGATCGGACTCTGATCTAAGCATAGCAGGGGATATCCGATCCAGTAAAACTAACCTTAAAGGAAAACTGTCGGGAATGTTTCGCCGCGCAGGCTCGTCCTCACGCACGAATAGTGCCGAAGCGATAGATCGAGAAATTCAACGACCAGTCGCCACCCAAACTCTCGGCAATGGGCCTACCGGTGTGCCAGCGCCGCAGCGACCAGTTTCTGCCAGCACGCCGCATTTAGCTAGG GCCGGAAAACCACCCACACCTTCGACACAATCGGTACAGCGGAAACGGTTAAGCGCCAACCTACCACCAACTGGGCCGTCCTCTGGCGGCCAGTAA